AACAATAAATCGTTATACTGAAGATGAAAATAATTACCATAACTAAATGGAGGCGGTATAGATGCAATTAAGTCATTCCGTTAAAGTTGCAATTTCTATCTATTTAGCACTTATCTTTATAACGTTCACTTCTTATTTAGTCATTATTTTATATACAAGTATGACTGGGCATGATGTATCACATTTCGTGTTAGATAGTCAGCATACACATCACGGAGCACTTTCACAAAAGCATTTGAGTTTGCCTGAAATTTCATTTAAATAATCCTCATCTTACTATCTATAAAATTCCATAACCATTGTTGTTTAAATCCTCATCTAGATACATTCATCTTAGATGTTTTTTTTATTTTCCCATTTCCCTCTCCTTTAAAAGTCGATATAATAAACTAAATCATTATCGAACACTGACATTTTCTATTTCGTCGGTGTTAAAGTTTTAAGGGGTGAGATATTTGACGAAAAATCATTCAACAATGCGCTTAAAAGGTATTTTATTAGCAATAATAGGCGCGTGTTTATGGGGATTGGGTGGTACAGTATCCGATTTTCTTTTTAAACATCATAATATCGATATCGATTGGTACGTCACTGCTCGACTTGTAATTAGTGGTATTTTCTTACTTATTATGTACAAAATGATGCAACCCAAACGTTCCATATTTAGCGTGTTCCAAGATCGACGAATGCTAGGTAAGTTATTGATCTTCAGTATACTCGGTATGTTAGTCGTACAGTACGCTTATATGGCATCTATTAATACAGGTAACGCTGCTATCGCGACACTTTTACAATATATTGCACCTGTGTATATCATTGTTTGGTTTGTTTTAAGAGGCGTTGCTAAACTTACATTATTTGATGTACTTGCTATTGTCATGACATTAGTAGGCACATTTTTATTATTAACTAACGGTTCATTTTCTAACTTAGTCGTTAATCCTGCAAGTTTATTCTGGGGAATTTTGGCTGGTGTTGCACTCGCTTTTTACACAATTTATCCATCAGACTTACTTAACCGCTTCGGTTCGATTCTAATTGTCGGGTGGGCGATGCTTATATCTGGCATTGCAATGAATTTGCGTCATCCAATTTGGCACGTCAATATTTCAGATTGGGAATTATCTACAATTTTATTTTTACTATTTGGAATTATCGGCGGAACTGCACTCGCATTTTATTTCTTTATCGACAGTTTACAATACATATCAGCGAAAGAAACAACATTATTCGGAACTGTTGAACCTGTCGTAGCAGTCATCGCAAGCAGTCTATGGTTACACGTGGCGTTCAAATCATTTCAGATTGTCGGCATTGTTTTAATCATGATTTTGATATTATTACTATCACTTAAAAGACAACCTAAAGAAATAGATGAATAAGAAAACTCTGATTATCCTTTAGCAAGTATCTACTATTTAACAATGTAGCTACATTGTAGGTGATATCAGAGTTTTTTATTTTAGTTAATAATATTTTTAATTTGGTATAAAAAGCGTCGGCGCTCTGGTATTGGGAATACTGGATAAATATGAAATTGGTAATATCCAGGTATAAAGTCATGTTCTATACCTTTTGCACTCAACAATTGTGATAAGTTCAATGCATCAGGATACAGCACTTCTTTTGTACCAACAGTTAAGGTAATTCGTCCTAAACCATCTAAGTCACCGTTAATTGGTGATACTTTGTAATCATCTAATGGTGTGTCACCTGCCCATTGCTCAGCTAAATAAACACTACCTTCAACACCTACCATTGGATCTTTCTTTAAGTAGTCAGGAACTTCTGGATGGCGCATCGTTGCATCTAATACTGGTGAAATCAAAACAATATGTCCTGGTTGAGCTATATGCTTTTCTTTTAATAATTGTGCAAATGATAAAGCGATTTGACCACCGGCAGAGTCACCCATCACAACGATTTGTTTAGAATCTGCTACTTGATTCAATAAATCATGATATAACTTTTCAAAAAGCACATACGTCGCTTGATAATCTTGATGCGGAATCTTCGGATACACCGGCATGATTACTTTAGCATCTAAAATTTCAGCAAGTTCATCAATAAATTCGAAATGAATTTTAAGCGGATCTTGGAACCATGCGCCACCATGTGCATATAATACCACTCGTTGATGCTTGTCTTCTTTATTGTTAATAGTATAAACGGTTGAACCGTATTGCTCATCCACTGTTACTGGCATCTTAAACTGATAATTGGTGCCCTCATATTCACCTGCTGTCTGTGGCGCCATTTTTTCTAGTGCTTTCTTCGCTTCTTCTTTATACATAAAACGACGCTTAGCTCTTGATAAGCGTATGCCTTGTTCTAACATATAACTTTTCACACTGCGTTTTTCTTTAATTCTAATATGTGCGTATGCCGCTACTAAAAATCCCAACGCAAATGTAGTCCATTTTTTACGCATTTGTCGTCACTCCTCTTTGATGTTTTCTACTATAGTATTAATGTACCATGCTCATTCTCATTGCTGCCAATATTTACTGGGAAATAAAGGGGGAAGTTTACTTTGATTAGGAAATGCAAATCATTTATGGTTAATCATTTTCGATATTAACGCTCATCTTCATCGTTATTTAAACTATTATTCATTTGGTTAAGATGGTGTTCAAAACGTTGCATATCGATAAATCGGCCTTGACGATGCATTTCTTTTCCATCCATAAAAATTAAATCAACAGGTACTGTGAAAATATTCAACTCTCCAGCAATAGCTTCCACATGGCTTTGATTTATCACAGCTAATGGTACATTCGGATATGCCTGCATCAAGTCTTCAATTTGTGGTAAGACAGCATGACAAACACTACATTGATCTCTCATGACATGTACGACTGCTAACGGATATTGATGAATAAATGCTTGGAATGCTTCGACACTATTTAATTGCTTAACCATTTCGAACACCTTCTTACGTTTTTTATTTTTAATACGGTCATTATTTGGTAATTAAAATGTCTTGAAATACTTGTGGAACACGTGTAATTTTCTTATCGCTCAATCTATAAAAACCTCCTGTCTGTGTACCAATGCAATGCACACCACTTTGAGACACAATTTCAAACTTAAATACCCATTTCATTTTACTTGCTTTAACTAAATATATGCGACCTACTGGTTTATCATGAATCGTTACTGGTACTTTGTATTCCGCTTCAGTTTTCATAAGTATAGGTGAAATGCCTTGATTGATCATTGTTGAGTAATTCATATGCTGATTTATAAAAACTGTTCTCAAATCTTCGAACCATCTAATATAAACGATATTACTGACGACACCCATTGCATCAATGTCGTAACCATTTACTTCGATTTCTTTCTCTGCAACTAACAATCCTTCTGTTGTCATAATGACAAATCTCCTAACATTACAAATTGATTTAAAATCATGTTAATTTATTTTTATTACTTTCATGAAAAAAATACAAGCAATTGAACTTTATTAAAGAAAATCATATTTCTAATTGAAGATATTAATTTGTCTAGTCGCGAAGATGCTTTTTTATAAAATGTACAAAAAGCACAATCTCTACTTTATATACCACAAACTAACATCTATGCCATTGCTATACATCATTGCGCACTAAAAAGACAGCAGCTTCATTTTAAGCTACTGCCTTTTATAAAAGTATTCTCTTCCAAATCTCTAATTCACGTATGAACTACGATGACTAAAAAATCATTCATTTAAAATGCTTTTTCATTTTCAATCATTATTTAACTGTCATAATTAATTTACCAGGATCAACATCTTGTACATCTTCAATGATAAGTTCTTTATCTTCAAGATTTGTAATAATAATTGGTGTTACAATGCTTGGCGCATGCTCTTTCAAGTATGCTAAATTCACTTTCATTAACGGTTGACCTTGTGTCACTTTTTCATCCACATTAATTAGACTTTCGAATCCTTCGCCATTAAGTTTTACTGTATCAATACCAATATGAATTAATACTTCTACACCACTTTCAGATTCTAAACCTATCGCATGTTTTGTAGGGAAGATTGATTTCACCGTACCATCAAATGGCGCCACAATTTCACCTTTTTCAGGAATAAATCCTACACCGTCGCCCATCATTTTACCAGCGAATACTTGATCAGGTACTTCTGATAATGGAATGATTTGACCAACACCTGGTGCATAGATATCTGTTGTTCCAAGTGCTTCTACGTGAACTGGTTCATCTGACATTTCTTCAGTCACTGTCGTTTCACTTGGTTTCGTAATTTCACCACTCATAATCTTCGCCATATCATGTTTAATTTGATCTGATTTTGGACCGAAGATAGCTTGCATATTGTTACCAACTTCTAATACACCTGAAGCACCTAAAGCTTTAATGCCTGCTACATCCACTTTTGATTTATCAACCACTTCTACGCGTAAACGTGTAATACAAGCATCTAAATGTTTAATATTTTCTTTTCCACCCATTGCATCTAAGACATCAAATGGTAATTTAGCGACGCTAGAGTTACGAATTTCAGTTTCTTCATCTTCACGACCTGGTGTTTTTAATTTAAACTTGCGAATCGCAAAATCGAATAAGAAGTAATACACAATTGCGTATACGATACCGACAGGAATAACTAATAATGCATGGGTACGATCCCAGTTTAATAAACCATATAAAATATAATCTATGAATCCACCTGAGAATGTCATACCAATTTTAACGCCTAATAAATGCATCACTAAGAATGAAGTACCAGCTAATATTACATGAATACCGTAAAGTACTGGTGCTACAAATAAGAATGAAAATTCTAATGGCTCAGTGATACCAGTTAAAAATGCAGTTAATCCTGCTGATAACATTAAACCACCAACAACTTTTTTACGTTCTGGGCGTGCATTTTTATAAATAGCAAATGCTGCCGCTGGTAAACCAAACATCATGAATGGGTATTTACCAGTAGTAAATGCACCAGCAGTAAATGGTACGCCATCTTTCAATTGTGCCATCCAAATACGTTGGTCACCACGAACTAATTCACCTGCATGATCTGTATAACTTCCGAATTCAAACCAGAACGGTGAATAGAAAATATGATGTAAACCAAATGGAATTAATGAACGCTCAATAATACCGAATATAAACGTTGTTAATGTTAAGTTTTTATTTAATAAGAAATTCGATAAACCATTTAATCCGTCTTGAATTGGAGGCCATGCAAAGCTTAAAACTACACCTGTTACAATAGCTACAACCGAAGTCACAATCGGAACAAATCGTTTACCTGCAAAGAATCCTAAAAATGGTGGTAACGTTATGTTATAAAACTTGTTGTAACACCATGCTGCTAAAGCACCCATGATAATACCACCAAATACACCCGTTTGTAATGTTGGAATCCCTAATACTAAAGCATGTGCTGGATCTTTCGCTGCTTGACTTAATTCTTTTGCACCTTTGGCATATGAGAAAATATCATCAATTGTAATATGCAACACTTTTCCCATGGTTGCATTCATAATTAAATAACCTACTAATGCTGCTAATGCTGCAACACCGTCTCCTCCTGCCAATCCAAGTGCTGTACCAACTGCAAATAATAATGGCAAGTTATCAAATACAACTTGTCCTGCTGCTTCCATGACCGACGAAATCATTACAATGATATCGTTTTTTAACCATGGTGCTATTTCTACTAATTGTTCGTTATGCATTGCGTTACCAAATGCTAGTAAAATACCAGCTGCTGGTAAAATCGCAACAGGTAACATTAATGCTTTACCGATACGTTGCAATTGTCCAAACAATTTCTTAAACATATAAACATCCCCTATCTCAAATTCCGCTTCCATGTACAAAAAAGCAGGCATGAACAAACAAGACTATCATCATAGTACGGTTGTTTGCTCATGCCTGCATTACCAGTAACACGCAAGTGATATGTAATTCATAGCTATTATACATATTTATAAAAGCGTTTTCAATAACTTTTTTAAAATATTATAATCACTATAATACGACGCTTTATGAAAACAAATAAAACGGTAACTTCTATTTAATTCAAACAGAAATTACCGTTTATAGCTAAATTGAATTCTGAAAACCAATCAACAGATTATAAGAAACGTTTTGCTGCCACTGAAATTGGTGGAATTTGATCTAAATCTAAATGTTTATCTTCAGTAATAGATCTGAATGCCCATTTACCATAACCAAGTGCCTCTTCATTTACAATTTTACCTGGTAATGGCGCAGCATTAGGATCAACATATACATCTACAATCGTTGGTACATCTTGTGCTAATGCCTCTTCGACAATAGCATCTACTTCGCTAGCACTTTTAATTGTATAACCTTTACCACCAGCTGCCTCAGCAAATTTTGCATGATCCATATCAGAGAAATCAACTGCATATTCTAATTCACCAGCTGCTTGTTGTTCATATTTAATAAATGCTAACTGTTTGTTATTAAGTACAAATACAGTTAAAGGTAAATCATATTGTACTGCTGTAGCGAAGTCTTGCATTACCATTTGGAATGCACCGTCACCAGCAATGGCAATCGCTTGTCTATTTGGATATGCAATTTTTGATGCCATAGCTCCTGGAAGACCGCAACCCATTGTACCTAACCAACTTGAAATGATGAACTTGTTGTTCACACCAAGATTTAAATAACGTGTAGACCAAACTGTTGCAGTACCAACATCTGCTGAAATTACTGCATCATCTTTAATAAATTTGTTAATTGATGCCATTAAACGTTCTGGACGTAATGGTTTGCTATTATTATTTTTATCTTGTTCCATCCATTTATCCCAAACCGCTTTACGTTCTAACGTTTTGTTTAAAAATGGTCTTTCCGCAACATGTTTAATATTTTCAGTTAACTGATGCAATGCAATTTTACTGTCTCCAACAATTCCTACATTAATATTAAAACGATGTCCGATATTTTTAGGATTTGTGTCGATTTGGATTGCTTTAATATTTTTCTTAGGTAAGTAATCTACATATGGATAGTTTGTACCTACCATAATTAGTAAATCTGCATCCTGCATTGTCTGATATGATGTTTTTGTACCTATTTTACCTAAGTTACCAATACTGTATGGATGGTCATCCGGTAAGATTGTCTTAGCAGGTAATGAATGAACGACTGGAATTTTTGCCGCTTCAACAAACGCACGTAGCTCATCTTTCGCATGTTTCGCACCAACACCAATCAACATAACCGGCTTTTTACTCTTATTGATTAATTTAACCGCTTTTTTAATGTCTTTATATTTTGGTGATACAACAGTTGGTCTTGATGTATCTACTGGTTTATTTGTTGTGTCTTTAATTTTTTCAGTTAATAAGTCGTTTGGACAAATTACGACAGCGACACCTTTTTGTTCATATGCCGTACGAATAGCTTCGTTAACGATTTCAAATACATTATCACCTTTTTCAATTTGGTGATTATAAACAGCTACATCTTCACATAATTTTTGTAAATTCGTTTCTTGGAACGCTTTCGTTCCAAGCGCTGTACTATTCGTTTGCCCAGATAAAATTAATTGTGGTACGTTATCCATTTTGGCATCATACATACCATTTAATAAATGGATTAAACCAGGTCCACCAATACTTAATGCAACGCCGATTTTACCCGTAAGTTTTGTATAACCTGCAGCTGCTAAACTTGCTACTTCTTCATGTCGTACATGATAAAACTTAAATTGGTCTCTTACAGTACGTAAACTATCCACAACTGCATCGATTGAGTCTCCCGGAATACCATATAAGTGATCTATATCCCATGCTTGTAATGCTTTTACTAATGCTTCATTTGCTTTAATTTTTGCCATTATTACTAATAGCCTCCCTTTCTGTTTATCATTTTAAATTTCTAAATTAATAGAATAATAAAATTAGAACAGGTATTAACACTGAACTAATAACTGCAGTTAAAATCATCCCAATTGAACTAAATGCACCAGATTCTATATCCATTTCCAGCGCTTTAGCTGTACCAAAGGCATGTGACGCATTCCCATACGTTAAACCTTTAGCAATAGAAGATTCAAATCTTCCAAATCTTAATAACATCGATCCTAAAATACTTCCAATTAAACCAGTTGTGATTATAAAAAGTACGGTCATCGTATCTGTGCCACCTAATTCATGTGACACTTCAATACCAACAGCGGCTGTGATTGAGCGGGGCAATAATGTTACTATGACATCTTTAGAATAACCAAACGCTTTAAGTGTTAAGAACACCAATATGAAGTTAAGCATAACGCCAGTTAATACACTTGCAAAAATAATAGAGACATTTTCTTTAATTTTCCCTCTATTTTTATAAAGAGGATATGCTAAACATACAACTGTTGCGTTTAAAATATGATTGATCCAACTGCCACCTTTCATATACCCGTTATAACTAATTCCAAAGATAAGTAATACAAAAATAATACCTAAAGATGCAATTAATGCCGGATTCAAAAATGGATTTGGATATTTTTCTTGTAATCTTTTAGCGAAATAATATAAAACGACAGTCAACAAAATCATTAAACATGCTTGTAGATAATCATTCATAAGCATCTATACCTTTACGATGTTTATGTTTCGCAAACATTTTTTCAGCAATAAATCCTGAAGATAATGCAACGATACATGTGCCAATGATAATGACTGCGAAGAAGAGTATATAATTAAGCGTGATTTCAGAAGCAACATCCATAATACCTACAACTGATGGTATAAAGAAAAATACCATTGTTTTTAATAAAAAGTTTGCACCATCTTCTATCCAAGATAGAGGCACAATCTTAAATTGTAATAGTAAATAAAATAAAAATAGACCAACAATGCTGCCGGCTAAAGGAAGATGGAAAATCTTTTGAATTTCTGTGCCAATATAAGTAATCACTATGATGATTCCTAGTTGTAATAGCAGTTTGATTATTAATTGGACTTTTTGCATGGCGCCATCCCTTTCTAAATATGTCTAAATTGTTACAATATCTATTATAAGTTTGGCGAACGCTTTATAAAAATACTCTTTTTTTATGATTTATATTACTATTTTCTATGGAAACGCTATCTAAATTTCACTTCATTTTCACAATAAAAAACACTCATCATTTCAATGACCCGCGTAATGATGCGCCTTAAATAATGAGTGCTTTATTTATATTTTAGCCTAAACGATCTTTCAAAAATTCAATCCATTTCGTTGTGGCATGACTTAATTGTTTATCCTTCTTCCAAACAACACCTAATTCCCAATGTACATGTGCATCTTCAATACGTAACAGTTTCACGTCTCCGTTCAACTGTTCTGATATCGATGTTGGTAATATACTAATTCCTAATTCATTTGTGACTAAATCTTCAATAACATGCCATTGCGAAATTTGCGCTACAGTATTAGGTACAAAGCCAACGTTTTTAGCATTCTCTATAATTTTATCGTTTAAATAAAAATCTTTATTGAATAAAATGAAATCTTCGCCTGCTAAATCTTCCAATTTTACTGTGTCATATTTTGCAAGTCGATGCCCTCTGCTCACGATAAGTCGCAAATCTTCCTTATCTAAGGTAGTATAATCGAAAATATGATGATCGACTGGCAAAGTGGTCACGCCTATATCTACTTCATCATTAATAATTTGCTGCTCAATTGTTTTGCCACCATTTTCTATCAAATTATAAGTAACATTTGGGTACTGCTGATGGAACGCACCAAGAATATTAATAAGAATTTTCATATTCATGACCGCGGACATTCCCATATTAATATGTCCCGTTTCAAGCCCATTCAATCGTTCCATTTCAGATGGTAAATAATCATATAGCGCAACAATTTCTTTACTTTTCTCATAAAAAATCTGACCTGCATCCGTAAGTATCAAATGTCTTTTACTTCTATCAAATAAAGGTGTGCCCATTTCATTTTCAATGTCTTTTATAGCCTTACTAATCGTTGGTTGAGCAATATATAATGATTTTGATGCATTAGTCATACCACCTTGCTTAACCACTTCAATAAAATATTTCATATGTTTGATATCCACTAACATCATCCTAACTATTTCAACGCGTTTATTTCATTATACACAACTTCTTAAACTTTCAATAAATATAGATTTATGAAATTGCTTTATAAAAACTTTTATGTAAAATACACATTTTTTTATGGTATTATATTAATGGCTCAAGTATATTAATCGAGGTGAGGTATTGAGCTTTTACGAATTTATGCAAAATTTTCTTGGTGATGACACACCATTAGGTGAATTGGTTGATTGGATTAATCAAGATAGCAATTTCCCTAGAGAAGTGAAGAGCCATAGTGAAATATTGTCATATTTTCGAACAAATCCATGTCCTGAAAGCATCTCAGTACCTGTAATTAAACGGGCACTATCAGTTTTCAACCAATTCACAAATGTACAATGATACATGAATACATGGAGTCACATCATCTCATGTTAGCGCTCTGCTCGTAGGGCGCTATTTTTATTGTCGAAAAGTATTGATTTATTTTGCCAATGTATAATTTTGACGTCTATACAATACACATATAATAAATTTAATAATGACTTTTACATCTAAATATCATACTCGTTCTCCCACGAATCTTGCGTTTTAATCATACTTATAATTCTTTCTATCATTTTCAAATATGACCAACTTAATCCCCTACAACATATTTGCATTTTTCATGAAAATTTCCTTTTTTATTACAATTTAACACTTTATATGACAGCGATATTACAGTTACTTTTATTGTTGATTGCTCGCATTGTATTCTAAAATAAATCAGTTTATGATAATTAACGTTGAATAAAGAAAAAAATTAATTTGGGAGATAAAAATGAAACATAAAAAGATACTTATTCGTTTATTAATTACTTTTGCAGTACTTTTCACAGCAGATTTCACATATCAATCCGTCGAACAAACGCATCAGTCTCATGCCGCAGTGAATTATTATAGTAAAAACCAATGTACTTGGTGGGCTTTTCAACGTCGTGCACAAGTTGGCAAACCTGTTTCCAATAAATGGGGCAATGCTAAAAATTGGTATAATAATGCCCGTAAATCAAAATATGCGACTGGACGTACGCCAAGAAAATTTGCTGTAATGCAATCAACTGCAGGATATTATGGACATGTCGCAGTTGTCGAACAAGTATATAAAAACGGTAGTATTAAAGTTTCAGAATACAACTTTTATCGCCCATTAAAATATAATACACGTGTGCTAAGCAAAAAAGCAGCACGTAACTATAACTACATCTACTAACCAAAAAACTTCTATCACGAACGCTTCAGTTTCCTGTATGCGTGTGATAGAAGTTTTTATTTTATTGTTTTATTTAAGCGAAGTGAAGCTGTCATAAACGTTCATTTAAAATCGCTATTCGCAATTTACTATTGTTGTCTAATTTCTTGTAAAATACGTTCCGCTGCTTGTGTATTTGCACGGGGTTCTTTTTTCAAAGCTTCAGCTACTTTAGCAATTTCATCACCTTTTGCCCCTACAACGATAGCTAATGATTTATATTGTAAACTCATGTGACCTTGTTGAATGCCTTCTGACACAAGCGCACGACATGCCGCAAAGTTTTGAGCTAATCCTACCGCCGCAACTACATGCCCTAATTCTTGCGCTGACTCTACATTTAGTAGCTCTAATGATGCTTTAGCTATTGGCAATACTTTCGTTCCACCGCCAACAATTGCTAATGTCATCGGCACTTCAATTGTACCAATTAAACGTTGACGTTCTTGATCGTAACGCCATGTAGCAATACCACGATACTGTCCGTCACGACTCGCATATGCATGCGCACTTGCTTCTGCGCCACGTGTATCATTTCCCGTCGCTAAAACGACTGCATGAATTCCATTCATAACTCCTTTATTATGTGTTGCTGCACGATGAATATCTACTTGTGCAAGTACAGAAGCACGCTCCATTCTTTTGGCTACTTCTTCACCAGATCTGTTACCTCTCGTTAAGTCATTAACGTCAATTTCACCTTGAACTTTAACTACGGACGCTGTCGCATGATTTGATAAAATACTCATTAAAATATCACTTTGTGGAAATTCATTTTTTAAATAAGCTGTAATAGACTCTAAAATAGTGTTTAACATATTAGCACCCATCGCATCTTTTGTATCAACAAATACTTTCAACGATAGTAATTGTTGTTCAGGGAATGTATCAATAGCTATACGTTGGTAACCACCACCACGCGCTTTAATAGAAGGATATGCCTCATCTGCAATTTTATGAATTTGCTTTTCTAAAGTTTTAATGTCTGCTGATAATTTTTCAGTATCCTCGACACCATCAAAGACGATTTGACCTATCATAATACGCTCTGAAGATACAGTTTTAAATCCGCCAGTCTGATTAACTAATTTAGCGCCATAACTTGCAGCGGCAACAACTGAAGGCTCTTCCACCATCATGGGCACAACATAAGACTTTTCGTCTACAATAATATTTGGCAGTAACCCAACTGGCAACGTACCTTGTGCAATAACATTTTCAATTAAACTATTGGCTACTTCTTCATCGATTAATGG
This is a stretch of genomic DNA from Staphylococcus roterodami. It encodes these proteins:
- the cidA gene encoding holin-like murein hydrolase modulator CidA; this translates as MQKVQLIIKLLLQLGIIIVITYIGTEIQKIFHLPLAGSIVGLFLFYLLLQFKIVPLSWIEDGANFLLKTMVFFFIPSVVGIMDVASEITLNYILFFAVIIIGTCIVALSSGFIAEKMFAKHKHRKGIDAYE
- the ptsG gene encoding glucose-specific PTS transporter subunit IIBC, with the protein product MFKKLFGQLQRIGKALMLPVAILPAAGILLAFGNAMHNEQLVEIAPWLKNDIIVMISSVMEAAGQVVFDNLPLLFAVGTALGLAGGDGVAALAALVGYLIMNATMGKVLHITIDDIFSYAKGAKELSQAAKDPAHALVLGIPTLQTGVFGGIIMGALAAWCYNKFYNITLPPFLGFFAGKRFVPIVTSVVAIVTGVVLSFAWPPIQDGLNGLSNFLLNKNLTLTTFIFGIIERSLIPFGLHHIFYSPFWFEFGSYTDHAGELVRGDQRIWMAQLKDGVPFTAGAFTTGKYPFMMFGLPAAAFAIYKNARPERKKVVGGLMLSAGLTAFLTGITEPLEFSFLFVAPVLYGIHVILAGTSFLVMHLLGVKIGMTFSGGFIDYILYGLLNWDRTHALLVIPVGIVYAIVYYFLFDFAIRKFKLKTPGREDEETEIRNSSVAKLPFDVLDAMGGKENIKHLDACITRLRVEVVDKSKVDVAGIKALGASGVLEVGNNMQAIFGPKSDQIKHDMAKIMSGEITKPSETTVTEEMSDEPVHVEALGTTDIYAPGVGQIIPLSEVPDQVFAGKMMGDGVGFIPEKGEIVAPFDGTVKSIFPTKHAIGLESESGVEVLIHIGIDTVKLNGEGFESLINVDEKVTQGQPLMKVNLAYLKEHAPSIVTPIIITNLEDKELIIEDVQDVDPGKLIMTVK
- a CDS encoding sterile alpha motif-like domain-containing protein, giving the protein MSFYEFMQNFLGDDTPLGELVDWINQDSNFPREVKSHSEILSYFRTNPCPESISVPVIKRALSVFNQFTNVQ
- a CDS encoding DMT family transporter, which encodes MRYLTKNHSTMRLKGILLAIIGACLWGLGGTVSDFLFKHHNIDIDWYVTARLVISGIFLLIMYKMMQPKRSIFSVFQDRRMLGKLLIFSILGMLVVQYAYMASINTGNAAIATLLQYIAPVYIIVWFVLRGVAKLTLFDVLAIVMTLVGTFLLLTNGSFSNLVVNPASLFWGILAGVALAFYTIYPSDLLNRFGSILIVGWAMLISGIAMNLRHPIWHVNISDWELSTILFLLFGIIGGTALAFYFFIDSLQYISAKETTLFGTVEPVVAVIASSLWLHVAFKSFQIVGIVLIMILILLLSLKRQPKEIDE
- a CDS encoding LysR family transcriptional regulator, whose translation is MDIKHMKYFIEVVKQGGMTNASKSLYIAQPTISKAIKDIENEMGTPLFDRSKRHLILTDAGQIFYEKSKEIVALYDYLPSEMERLNGLETGHINMGMSAVMNMKILINILGAFHQQYPNVTYNLIENGGKTIEQQIINDEVDIGVTTLPVDHHIFDYTTLDKEDLRLIVSRGHRLAKYDTVKLEDLAGEDFILFNKDFYLNDKIIENAKNVGFVPNTVAQISQWHVIEDLVTNELGISILPTSISEQLNGDVKLLRIEDAHVHWELGVVWKKDKQLSHATTKWIEFLKDRLG
- a CDS encoding alpha/beta hydrolase; translated protein: MRKKWTTFALGFLVAAYAHIRIKEKRSVKSYMLEQGIRLSRAKRRFMYKEEAKKALEKMAPQTAGEYEGTNYQFKMPVTVDEQYGSTVYTINNKEDKHQRVVLYAHGGAWFQDPLKIHFEFIDELAEILDAKVIMPVYPKIPHQDYQATYVLFEKLYHDLLNQVADSKQIVVMGDSAGGQIALSFAQLLKEKHIAQPGHIVLISPVLDATMRHPEVPDYLKKDPMVGVEGSVYLAEQWAGDTPLDDYKVSPINGDLDGLGRITLTVGTKEVLYPDALNLSQLLSAKGIEHDFIPGYYQFHIYPVFPIPERRRFLYQIKNIIN
- a CDS encoding acyl-CoA thioesterase, which produces MTTEGLLVAEKEIEVNGYDIDAMGVVSNIVYIRWFEDLRTVFINQHMNYSTMINQGISPILMKTEAEYKVPVTIHDKPVGRIYLVKASKMKWVFKFEIVSQSGVHCIGTQTGGFYRLSDKKITRVPQVFQDILITK
- a CDS encoding LrgB family protein, which codes for MNDYLQACLMILLTVVLYYFAKRLQEKYPNPFLNPALIASLGIIFVLLIFGISYNGYMKGGSWINHILNATVVCLAYPLYKNRGKIKENVSIIFASVLTGVMLNFILVFLTLKAFGYSKDVIVTLLPRSITAAVGIEVSHELGGTDTMTVLFIITTGLIGSILGSMLLRFGRFESSIAKGLTYGNASHAFGTAKALEMDIESGAFSSIGMILTAVISSVLIPVLILLFY
- a CDS encoding thioredoxin family protein, with the protein product MVKQLNSVEAFQAFIHQYPLAVVHVMRDQCSVCHAVLPQIEDLMQAYPNVPLAVINQSHVEAIAGELNIFTVPVDLIFMDGKEMHRQGRFIDMQRFEHHLNQMNNSLNNDEDER
- a CDS encoding pyruvate oxidase — protein: MAKIKANEALVKALQAWDIDHLYGIPGDSIDAVVDSLRTVRDQFKFYHVRHEEVASLAAAGYTKLTGKIGVALSIGGPGLIHLLNGMYDAKMDNVPQLILSGQTNSTALGTKAFQETNLQKLCEDVAVYNHQIEKGDNVFEIVNEAIRTAYEQKGVAVVICPNDLLTEKIKDTTNKPVDTSRPTVVSPKYKDIKKAVKLINKSKKPVMLIGVGAKHAKDELRAFVEAAKIPVVHSLPAKTILPDDHPYSIGNLGKIGTKTSYQTMQDADLLIMVGTNYPYVDYLPKKNIKAIQIDTNPKNIGHRFNINVGIVGDSKIALHQLTENIKHVAERPFLNKTLERKAVWDKWMEQDKNNNSKPLRPERLMASINKFIKDDAVISADVGTATVWSTRYLNLGVNNKFIISSWLGTMGCGLPGAMASKIAYPNRQAIAIAGDGAFQMVMQDFATAVQYDLPLTVFVLNNKQLAFIKYEQQAAGELEYAVDFSDMDHAKFAEAAGGKGYTIKSASEVDAIVEEALAQDVPTIVDVYVDPNAAPLPGKIVNEEALGYGKWAFRSITEDKHLDLDQIPPISVAAKRFL